In the genome of Pongo pygmaeus isolate AG05252 chromosome 9, NHGRI_mPonPyg2-v2.0_pri, whole genome shotgun sequence, one region contains:
- the LOC129009015 gene encoding peptidyl-prolyl cis-trans isomerase A-like, giving the protein MVIPTVPFNITINSKPLGHISFQLFADKFPKTGENFHTLNNKDKGFGSCFHRIIPEFICQGDDFIPHNGIGGKSIYGDKFDDKNFIVKHTGLGILSMANAGPKTNGSQFFICTAVANWWDGKHVIFGKVKEGMNIVEAMECFGSRNGKTSKIAIANCTQR; this is encoded by the coding sequence ATGGTCATCCCAACTGTGCCCTTCAACATCACCATCAACAGCAAGCCCTTAGGACACATCTCCTTTCAGCTATTTGCAGACAAATTTCCAAAGACAGGAGAAAACTTTCACACTCTGAACAATAAAGACAAAGGATTTGGTTCCTGCTTTCACAGAATTATTCCAGAGTTTATATGCCAGGGTGATGACTTCATACCCCATAATGGCATTGGTGGCAAATCCATCTACGGGGATAAATTTGATGATAAGAACTTTATTGTGAAGCATACAGGTCTTGGCATCTTGTCCATGGCAAATGCTGGACCCAAAACAAATGGTTCCCAGTTTTTCATCTGCACTGCTGTGGCCAACTGGTGGGATGGCAAGCATGTGATCTTTGGCAAGGTGAAAGAGGGCATGAATATTGTGGAAGCCATGGAATGCTTTGGGTCCAGGAATGGCAAGACAAGCAAGATCGCCATTGCCAACTGCACACAACGCTAA